The following are encoded together in the Streptococcus oralis genome:
- the gggC gene encoding streptosactin export ABC transporter GggC produces the protein MLKKFITKKHLVLYFIFIAITWLEAIITPTLVSMIIASFEKKILDDLWIALTVGIIGNLFILIGLAGKRYYYAKLVADFTWITKYKLFEHFLYNKNSKKEDILSNLENDVKQLETSYLEPAVIIISSVGFTIVSIVYALTTNFWLGWIFIFFYSMPALCSGIGSKKLALISEEKATSNQEYLSQTTNIIGGESVIKNYGAMDFFYSLFRRALSKRIDQDIRYEQQRTINNILINSIDAFCSVVPIIIGGIMTYYNYLSGASFVAIYLVSHNIGYQFNELSYFINTYKSSKQLRNRYDFLLQDAIIQTDDLSSTSLFPILVDCVSLSFEDNILFENLSFEIKKGEKIALIGASGCGKSTLLNLIYGQLSPDLGKVTYAGQILNQEQVAKSASYILQDSYIFDGLSLEENITLGESMDNIKMDLILNRVNLEFLKGHLLYGNHLSGGEKQRIEIARSLYHDSDLILADEVKANLDKVNSKQISNILLTLPQTLVEVIHHYDEETLAQYDKVINLSQ, from the coding sequence ATGCTTAAAAAGTTCATCACAAAAAAACATTTGGTGCTCTATTTTATTTTCATTGCTATTACGTGGTTAGAGGCTATCATCACACCAACCTTGGTATCGATGATTATAGCCAGTTTTGAGAAGAAGATTCTGGATGATTTATGGATAGCCCTTACTGTAGGTATAATTGGTAATTTATTTATTCTTATTGGATTGGCTGGGAAAAGGTATTATTATGCCAAGTTAGTAGCAGATTTCACTTGGATCACGAAATATAAATTGTTTGAGCATTTTCTATATAATAAAAATAGTAAAAAAGAGGATATCCTATCCAATCTTGAAAACGATGTCAAACAATTAGAAACGTCTTATCTCGAACCAGCAGTCATTATTATTTCCTCAGTTGGTTTTACAATAGTTTCCATTGTATATGCATTGACAACAAATTTTTGGTTGGGCTGGATATTTATCTTTTTTTACTCTATGCCTGCACTCTGTAGTGGTATAGGTAGTAAAAAATTAGCCCTTATTTCTGAGGAAAAAGCGACGTCGAATCAGGAGTACTTGTCTCAGACAACGAATATCATTGGTGGAGAGAGTGTGATTAAAAATTACGGTGCTATGGATTTCTTCTATTCTCTTTTCAGAAGAGCCTTGTCGAAGAGAATTGATCAGGACATTCGTTATGAACAACAACGTACGATTAATAATATTCTCATTAATAGTATTGACGCATTTTGTTCGGTAGTTCCCATCATTATCGGTGGTATAATGACTTATTATAATTATTTGTCAGGAGCTAGTTTTGTTGCAATTTATCTAGTATCTCATAACATAGGCTATCAATTCAATGAATTGTCATATTTTATCAATACCTATAAATCAAGCAAGCAGCTTAGGAATCGTTATGATTTTCTACTTCAAGATGCGATTATACAAACAGATGACCTGTCTTCAACATCACTTTTTCCTATCTTAGTTGATTGCGTCAGTTTAAGTTTTGAAGATAATATACTTTTTGAAAATCTATCATTTGAAATTAAAAAAGGAGAAAAAATTGCTCTAATAGGTGCAAGTGGTTGTGGTAAGTCAACCTTACTTAACCTCATCTATGGGCAACTATCTCCAGATTTGGGGAAGGTGACTTATGCTGGTCAGATCTTAAATCAAGAGCAAGTTGCCAAATCAGCTTCTTATATTTTACAAGATTCCTATATTTTTGATGGTTTATCACTTGAGGAGAATATTACCCTTGGAGAGTCGATGGATAATATAAAGATGGACCTGATTCTTAATCGAGTAAATCTAGAATTTTTAAAGGGACATCTTCTTTATGGAAATCATCTTTCTGGTGGGGAAAAGCAACGTATAGAAATCGCTCGCAGTTTGTATCATGATAGTGATCTGATTTTGGCAGACGAGGTTAAAGCCAATCTTGATAAAGTGAATTCAAAACAAATTTCAAATATCTTATTAACCCTTCCACAAACCTTGGTTGAGGTAATCCACCATTATGATGAGGAGACACTTGCACAATACGACAAAGTAATTAATTTGTCTCAGTGA